In Lentimicrobiaceae bacterium, the DNA window TAATCAGTTGATATGCTTCAATTACTTTTTTAAATTTCTCGTTTGCAGCTTGCTGTATTTCTTCCCCCAAATAACTCACTTTATCAGGATGATAGTTGACGGCCATCTTCCGATAAGCTTTTTTTACCTCTTCATCTGAAGCAACGGGTTGAAGTTCAAGAACATCGT includes these proteins:
- a CDS encoding DnaJ domain-containing protein; protein product: MWDYDVLELQPVASDEEVKKAYRKMAVNYHPDKVSYLGEEIQQAANEKFKKVIEAYQLISKERNL